One Halobaculum roseum DNA segment encodes these proteins:
- the gyrB gene encoding DNA topoisomerase (ATP-hydrolyzing) subunit B produces the protein MSDSGDSEYGAGQIQVLEGLQAVRKRPAMYIGSTDSRGLHHLVYEVVDNSIDEALAGYCDEIEVTVHDDGSVSVSDDGRGIPVDSHEKYDRPALEVIMTVLHAGGKFDNKSYQVSGGLHGVGVSVVNALSKRLEVEVKRDGAVWRHRFDHGEPEEGAFERVRDMESDEDTGTTIRFWPDTDIFETTDFSFDTLANRLRELAFLNEGVTITLADERDGVTETFHYDGGIREFVEYLNETRTPLHRDVVYFEADEEAEDGVVQVEVAMQATDELQGSVHAFANNINTREGGTHLTGFKTALTRVVNDYANDNGLIGDLDGNLKGEDVREGLTAVISVKHPDPQFEGQTKTKLGNSEVRGIVESAVHEHLGTFFEENPDTAETIVSKAAEAARARKAAKQAEELTRRKSALESTALPGKLSDCQSRDPEDSELFIVEGDSAGGSAKLGRNPEFQAILPLGGKILNVEKHRLDRVLQNDEIRNMITAVGTGVGDEFDIEEARYHKIIMMTDADVDGAHIRTLLLTLFYRHMRPLIEAGYVYAAQPPLYRIRYRGTTYDAMTEAERETIVEEKCDGNPDQVQRFKGLGEMNPEQLWETTMNPENRVLKQITIDDAAAADRMFNVLMGDSVEPRKQFIKEHAPEAEWVDI, from the coding sequence ATGTCAGATTCAGGGGATAGTGAGTACGGTGCCGGGCAGATTCAGGTGCTGGAGGGCCTCCAGGCCGTCCGCAAGCGCCCGGCGATGTACATCGGTTCTACGGACTCTCGCGGCCTCCATCATCTGGTCTACGAGGTCGTCGACAACTCCATCGACGAGGCGCTCGCGGGCTACTGCGACGAGATCGAGGTGACCGTCCACGACGACGGCTCGGTCTCCGTCTCCGACGACGGGCGCGGAATCCCCGTCGACAGCCACGAGAAGTACGACCGTCCCGCCCTGGAGGTCATCATGACGGTCCTCCACGCCGGCGGGAAGTTCGACAACAAGTCCTACCAGGTGTCGGGCGGGCTCCACGGCGTCGGCGTCTCCGTCGTCAACGCGCTCTCGAAGCGGCTCGAAGTGGAGGTGAAGCGCGACGGCGCCGTCTGGCGCCACCGCTTCGACCACGGCGAGCCCGAGGAGGGCGCCTTCGAGCGCGTCCGCGACATGGAGTCCGACGAGGACACGGGCACGACCATCCGGTTTTGGCCCGACACGGACATCTTCGAGACGACCGACTTCTCGTTCGACACGCTCGCGAACCGCCTGCGCGAGCTGGCGTTCCTGAACGAGGGCGTCACGATCACGCTGGCCGACGAGCGCGACGGCGTCACCGAGACGTTCCACTACGACGGCGGCATCCGCGAGTTCGTCGAGTACCTCAACGAGACGCGCACGCCGCTGCACCGCGACGTGGTGTACTTCGAGGCCGACGAGGAGGCCGAGGACGGCGTCGTGCAGGTGGAAGTCGCGATGCAGGCGACCGACGAGCTCCAGGGGTCAGTCCACGCGTTCGCCAACAACATCAACACGCGCGAGGGCGGGACCCACCTCACCGGGTTCAAGACCGCGCTGACGCGCGTCGTCAACGACTACGCCAACGACAACGGCCTCATCGGCGACCTCGACGGCAACCTCAAGGGCGAGGACGTCCGCGAGGGGCTGACGGCCGTCATCTCGGTGAAGCACCCCGACCCGCAGTTCGAGGGACAAACGAAGACGAAGCTCGGGAACAGCGAGGTCCGCGGGATCGTCGAGTCGGCGGTCCACGAGCACCTCGGCACGTTCTTCGAGGAGAACCCCGACACCGCCGAGACGATCGTGAGCAAGGCCGCCGAGGCCGCGCGCGCCCGCAAAGCGGCCAAACAGGCCGAGGAGCTCACCCGGCGGAAGTCCGCGCTGGAGTCGACGGCGCTGCCCGGGAAGCTCTCGGACTGCCAGTCCCGCGATCCCGAGGACTCGGAGCTGTTCATCGTGGAGGGCGACTCCGCGGGCGGGTCGGCGAAGCTGGGACGTAACCCCGAGTTCCAGGCGATCCTCCCGCTGGGCGGGAAGATCCTCAACGTCGAGAAGCACCGCCTCGACCGGGTGCTCCAGAACGACGAGATCCGGAACATGATCACCGCCGTCGGCACCGGGGTCGGCGACGAGTTCGACATCGAGGAGGCGCGCTATCACAAGATCATCATGATGACCGACGCCGACGTCGACGGCGCGCACATCCGGACGCTGTTGCTCACGCTGTTCTACCGGCACATGCGCCCGCTGATCGAGGCGGGGTACGTGTACGCCGCCCAACCGCCGCTGTACCGCATCCGCTATCGGGGAACGACCTACGACGCGATGACCGAGGCCGAGCGCGAGACCATCGTCGAGGAGAAGTGTGACGGGAACCCCGACCAGGTCCAGCGGTTCAAGGGGCTCGGCGAGATGAACCCCGAACAGCTGTGGGAGACGACCATGAACCCCGAGAACCGGGTGCTCAAACAGATCACGATCGACGACGCCGCGGCCGCAGACCGCATGTTCAACGTCCTGATGGGCGATTCGGTCGAGCCCCGCAAGCAGTTCATCAAGGAGCACGCGCCCGAGGCGGAGTGGGTGGACATCTGA
- the gyrA gene encoding DNA gyrase subunit A yields the protein MSSEPPVDPEDVRAAQIDRVRIEEEMEQSYIDYAMSVIAGRALPDVRDGLKPVHRRILYAMHEMGVTSNTSHRKSSSVVGETMGDYHPHGDQAIYDTLVNMAQEFSMRYPLVDGQGNFGSMDGDPAAAPRYTEARMADIAEELLADIEKDTVDFSANYDDRLTEPDVLPAAYPNLLVNGSTGIAVGMSTKVPPHNLGEVIDATIELIDDPDATVADLMEHVKGPDFPTGANIVGRNSVREAYTTGRGRVRVRAEMEVEEYDNDRERIVVTELPYQENKARIVERIAEDVNEGIIEGIADLRDESDREGVRVVIELKRGANVEVVKNQLLEHHLESTFGVINLALVDGQPKVLTLKETLEHYIDHRKEVVTRRSQFDLDEAEDRAHILEGRLKALENVEDVVETIRESEDRDAARTALRNTFEFSEEQAEHIVRMQLGSLTSMEAAEIEEEYEDVQARIERLNEILDSEQELLDVIKTELREIKDKYDDDRRTGFVQDTGTVTHEDLIPEEESVVVLSEDDYIKRMPAADFRAQNRGGKGIIGADLKEGDRVSSVFLASTHDYLLCFTDKGRVYQLKTYQVPEMGRTARGKSAVNVLDLDGDEELTAVVNCADLTGEEYLTMVTEGGYVKRTAGDEFDNIFSTGIRAITLEDGDALVDVEVTDGGRNLVIGTRDGMAIRFDESEVRAMGRTARGVRGIKLTGDDRVAGVAAIDEDEHNWVLTVTENGYGKRTDLDEYRTQSRNGKGLIDIKTNERNGPVCAVEAVTFGDHLFAMSAGGQIMRTRVEDISTIGRNTMGVTVMHLDEGDAVAAIDVLPAERVSAERSAEESAAEGSVDGAE from the coding sequence ATGAGTTCCGAGCCGCCAGTCGACCCCGAGGACGTCCGCGCGGCGCAGATCGACCGCGTCCGCATCGAAGAGGAGATGGAGCAGTCGTACATCGACTACGCGATGTCGGTCATCGCGGGTCGCGCGCTGCCCGACGTGCGGGACGGCCTCAAGCCGGTCCACAGGCGCATCCTCTATGCGATGCACGAGATGGGCGTCACCTCCAACACCAGCCACCGGAAGTCCTCGTCCGTGGTCGGCGAGACGATGGGTGATTACCACCCCCACGGCGACCAGGCCATCTACGACACGCTCGTCAACATGGCCCAGGAGTTCTCGATGCGCTACCCGCTGGTCGACGGCCAGGGGAACTTCGGGTCGATGGACGGCGACCCCGCCGCGGCGCCGCGGTACACGGAGGCCCGCATGGCCGACATCGCCGAGGAGCTGCTCGCGGACATCGAGAAGGACACCGTCGACTTCTCCGCGAACTACGACGACCGCCTGACCGAGCCGGACGTGCTCCCGGCGGCGTACCCGAACCTGCTGGTCAACGGCTCGACCGGCATCGCGGTCGGGATGTCGACGAAGGTGCCGCCGCACAACCTCGGGGAGGTGATCGACGCGACGATCGAGCTGATCGACGACCCCGACGCGACGGTCGCGGACCTGATGGAGCACGTGAAGGGGCCGGACTTCCCGACGGGCGCGAACATCGTCGGCCGCAACTCCGTGCGCGAGGCGTACACCACGGGCCGCGGCCGCGTTCGCGTCCGTGCGGAGATGGAAGTCGAGGAGTACGACAACGACCGCGAGCGCATCGTCGTCACCGAGTTGCCCTACCAGGAGAACAAGGCGCGCATCGTCGAGCGCATCGCCGAGGACGTGAACGAGGGGATCATCGAGGGCATCGCCGACCTGCGCGACGAGTCCGACCGCGAGGGCGTACGCGTCGTCATCGAGCTCAAGCGCGGCGCGAACGTCGAGGTGGTGAAAAACCAGCTGCTGGAGCACCACCTGGAGTCCACCTTCGGCGTGATCAACCTCGCGCTGGTCGACGGCCAGCCGAAGGTGCTCACCCTGAAGGAGACGCTGGAGCACTACATCGACCACCGCAAGGAGGTCGTCACCCGGCGCTCGCAGTTCGACCTCGACGAGGCGGAGGACCGCGCACACATCCTCGAAGGACGGCTGAAGGCGCTGGAGAACGTCGAGGACGTGGTCGAGACGATCCGCGAGAGCGAGGACCGCGACGCCGCGAGGACCGCGCTGCGGAACACCTTCGAGTTCAGCGAGGAGCAGGCCGAACACATCGTCCGGATGCAGCTCGGCTCGCTGACCTCGATGGAGGCCGCCGAGATCGAGGAGGAGTACGAGGACGTGCAGGCGCGCATCGAGCGCCTGAACGAGATCCTCGACTCCGAGCAGGAGCTGCTCGACGTGATCAAGACGGAGCTTCGCGAGATCAAGGACAAGTACGACGACGACCGCCGGACCGGGTTCGTCCAGGACACCGGCACCGTCACCCACGAGGACCTCATCCCGGAGGAGGAGTCTGTGGTCGTGCTCTCGGAGGACGACTACATCAAGCGGATGCCCGCGGCCGACTTCCGCGCGCAAAATCGCGGCGGCAAGGGGATCATCGGCGCCGACCTGAAGGAGGGCGACCGGGTCTCCTCGGTGTTCCTCGCGTCGACGCACGACTACCTGCTGTGTTTCACCGACAAGGGCCGCGTCTACCAGCTGAAGACGTACCAGGTGCCCGAGATGGGCCGCACCGCCCGCGGGAAGTCGGCGGTGAACGTGCTCGACCTGGACGGCGACGAGGAGTTGACGGCCGTCGTCAACTGCGCCGACCTCACGGGCGAGGAGTACCTCACGATGGTCACCGAGGGCGGCTACGTGAAGCGGACCGCCGGCGACGAGTTCGACAACATCTTCTCGACGGGCATCCGCGCGATCACGCTGGAGGACGGCGACGCGCTCGTCGACGTGGAGGTGACCGACGGGGGGCGGAACCTCGTGATCGGCACCCGTGACGGGATGGCCATCCGATTCGACGAGAGCGAGGTGCGCGCGATGGGTCGCACCGCCCGCGGCGTCCGCGGGATCAAGCTCACCGGCGACGACCGCGTCGCCGGCGTCGCGGCCATCGACGAGGACGAACACAACTGGGTGCTCACCGTGACCGAGAACGGCTACGGCAAGCGCACCGACCTCGACGAGTACCGAACCCAGAGCCGCAACGGGAAGGGGCTCATCGACATCAAGACGAACGAGCGCAACGGTCCGGTCTGTGCCGTCGAGGCGGTCACCTTCGGCGACCACCTGTTCGCGATGAGCGCCGGCGGACAGATCATGCGCACCCGCGTCGAGGACATCTCGACCATCGGCCGCAACACGATGGGCGTCACCGTGATGCACCTGGACGAGGGCGACGCGGTCGCCGCCATCGACGTGCTTCCGGCCGAGCGGGTCTCGGCCGAGCGAAGCGCGGAGGAGTCTGCGGCCGAGGGCTCGGTCGACGGCGCCGAGTAG
- a CDS encoding sensor histidine kinase translates to MADYRELFEKIPDGITLHDAEDGSLVDANEQFSEMLGYSREELSELNFDDLILDEDPYTSERAEEYIRKAATDGPQTFEWRDETKAGEPLPVEVHLRQTTIDGDLRILAVVRDITDRKERERELERKNERLEEFASVVSHDLRNPLNVAQGRLGLVREECDSEHLGAVERAHERMETLIEDLLALAREGDATMDPKDVALAEITARCWQNVETPAATLQIDASRTIRADRARLQQLLENLIRNAVEHGDGDVTVRVGELADGFFIEDDGPGIPEETRTRIFEAGYTTGHEGAGYGLQIVNEIAVAHGWEIDVTESEDGGARFEITGATVPK, encoded by the coding sequence ATGGCCGACTATCGGGAGCTTTTCGAAAAGATCCCCGACGGGATTACGCTTCACGACGCCGAGGACGGCTCGCTCGTGGACGCCAACGAGCAGTTCTCCGAGATGCTCGGCTACAGCCGGGAGGAACTCTCCGAGTTGAACTTCGACGACCTGATCCTCGACGAGGACCCCTACACCAGCGAACGTGCCGAGGAGTACATTCGGAAGGCGGCCACCGACGGACCCCAGACCTTCGAGTGGCGCGATGAAACGAAAGCCGGCGAGCCCCTCCCGGTGGAAGTTCACCTCAGGCAGACGACGATCGACGGGGACCTGCGCATTCTCGCGGTGGTGCGCGATATCACCGACCGCAAGGAACGCGAGCGCGAACTCGAGCGGAAGAACGAACGCCTCGAGGAGTTCGCCAGCGTCGTCAGTCACGACCTCCGGAACCCGCTGAACGTCGCGCAGGGTCGGCTCGGATTGGTACGCGAGGAGTGTGACAGCGAACACCTCGGCGCCGTCGAGCGGGCTCACGAACGGATGGAGACGCTGATCGAGGACCTGCTGGCGCTCGCGCGCGAGGGAGACGCCACGATGGATCCCAAGGACGTCGCGCTCGCGGAGATCACCGCCCGCTGCTGGCAGAACGTCGAGACCCCAGCGGCGACGCTACAGATCGACGCGTCACGGACGATCCGGGCCGACCGCGCTCGCCTCCAGCAGTTGCTCGAAAACCTCATCCGGAACGCGGTCGAACACGGAGACGGCGACGTGACCGTCCGGGTCGGCGAACTCGCCGACGGGTTCTTCATCGAGGACGACGGCCCGGGCATCCCCGAGGAGACACGGACGCGGATATTCGAGGCCGGGTACACGACGGGCCACGAGGGCGCGGGGTACGGGCTCCAGATCGTCAACGAGATCGCTGTCGCCCACGGGTGGGAGATCGACGTAACGGAATCCGAGGACGGGGGCGCACGCTTCGAGATCACCGGGGCCACGGTGCCAAAGTGA
- the rocF gene encoding arginase, whose translation MTVRIIGAPTDYGQDRRGVDMGPSAIRYAGLSDALSSAGVDAADAGDLAVPRAEERDPDARTPSTGTAKFLQEIEEVTTALADRVADSVAAGETPLVLGGDHSVAIGSLSGSARDAEVGAVWFDAHGDYNTPSTSPSGNVHGMPLAAVLGHGDWEGVEWANAPGLREENVAYVGLRALDDSEREAIRGSEMTAYTMSDIDERGITDVVGAALTVAADGVDGVHVSLDMDWLDPTIAPGVGTPVRGGVTYREAHHAMELVAETDGVRSMEVVEVNPVLDESNETAELATELVASAFGKRIL comes from the coding sequence ATGACCGTTCGCATCATCGGCGCGCCGACCGACTACGGCCAGGATCGCCGGGGCGTCGACATGGGTCCGTCAGCCATCCGCTACGCCGGCCTCTCGGACGCCCTGTCGTCAGCCGGCGTCGACGCCGCGGACGCCGGCGACCTCGCGGTTCCCCGCGCGGAGGAGCGCGATCCCGACGCCCGGACGCCGAGCACGGGCACCGCGAAGTTCCTCCAGGAGATCGAGGAGGTCACGACCGCGCTCGCCGACCGCGTCGCCGACAGCGTCGCCGCCGGCGAGACGCCGCTCGTGCTCGGCGGCGACCACTCGGTCGCGATCGGCTCCCTGTCGGGCAGCGCCCGCGACGCCGAGGTCGGCGCCGTCTGGTTCGACGCCCACGGCGACTACAACACGCCGTCGACCTCCCCCTCCGGCAACGTCCACGGAATGCCGCTTGCGGCGGTACTGGGCCACGGAGACTGGGAGGGCGTCGAGTGGGCGAACGCCCCCGGCCTGCGCGAGGAGAACGTCGCGTACGTCGGACTGCGCGCGCTCGACGACAGCGAGCGCGAGGCGATCCGCGGCTCGGAGATGACCGCCTACACGATGTCGGACATCGACGAGCGGGGGATCACCGACGTGGTCGGGGCCGCCCTCACGGTCGCCGCCGACGGCGTCGACGGCGTCCACGTCAGCCTCGACATGGACTGGCTCGACCCGACCATCGCCCCCGGCGTGGGCACCCCCGTCCGCGGCGGCGTCACCTACCGCGAGGCCCACCACGCGATGGAGCTCGTGGCCGAGACCGACGGCGTCCGCTCGATGGAGGTCGTGGAGGTGAACCCCGTCCTCGACGAGTCGAACGAGACGGCCGAACTCGCGACCGAACTCGTCGCCAGCGCGTTCGGCAAGCGGATCCTCTGA
- a CDS encoding glycosyltransferase family 2 protein, translating into MSEQSLEQRGGVDGAATDAVAEPDRSDERTAEELIVGEDSEVRPTLSVVMPTLNEEDGIGECIERIRTAVEELQEPTEILISDSSTDRTPEIAAEMGAIVVVPDEAGYGYAYQYAFARCRGDYIAIGDADTTYDFEELPKLYDLVESGEADMAMGSRLDGEIKPGAMPSLHQYVGNPLLTRFLNAFYKAGVSDAHSGMRVFSREAWDRMDCETDGMEFASEMIMEAGARDLEIAEEPITYHEREGEATLESFRDGWRHVRFMLENAPGYLFSAPGLLLAVAGAALMALAVSGLELGGGSFGVRTLMAGSLFVITGVQVASFGIYATLASDPIRRPKDAITEFVTGRFTLETGVFAGLVVFTVGAGLAGGMVLQWIATGYEAIPSVGASLLAFTAIVVGVQAVFGSFFIGIIQNA; encoded by the coding sequence ATGTCTGAACAATCACTCGAACAACGGGGGGGAGTCGACGGCGCCGCGACGGACGCGGTCGCCGAACCGGACAGATCGGACGAACGAACTGCCGAGGAGCTGATCGTCGGCGAGGACAGCGAGGTCCGGCCGACGCTCAGCGTGGTCATGCCGACGCTGAACGAGGAGGACGGGATCGGCGAGTGTATCGAGCGGATCCGAACCGCGGTCGAGGAGCTGCAGGAGCCGACCGAGATCCTGATCTCCGACAGCTCGACCGACCGAACGCCGGAGATCGCGGCGGAGATGGGCGCGATCGTGGTCGTCCCGGACGAGGCCGGTTACGGCTACGCCTACCAGTACGCGTTCGCCCGCTGTCGCGGCGACTACATCGCCATCGGCGACGCGGACACGACGTACGACTTCGAGGAGCTTCCGAAGCTGTACGACCTCGTCGAGTCCGGCGAGGCCGACATGGCGATGGGCTCGCGTCTCGACGGTGAGATCAAGCCCGGTGCCATGCCGTCGCTCCACCAGTACGTCGGGAACCCGTTGCTGACGCGGTTCCTGAACGCGTTCTACAAGGCCGGCGTCTCGGACGCCCACTCGGGAATGCGCGTGTTCTCCCGGGAGGCGTGGGACCGGATGGACTGCGAGACCGACGGGATGGAGTTCGCGAGCGAGATGATCATGGAGGCGGGCGCCCGCGATCTCGAGATCGCGGAGGAGCCCATCACCTACCACGAGCGCGAGGGCGAGGCGACCCTCGAGAGCTTCCGCGACGGGTGGCGACACGTCCGATTCATGCTCGAGAACGCGCCCGGCTACCTGTTCTCCGCGCCGGGACTGTTGTTGGCCGTCGCGGGCGCGGCGCTGATGGCGCTGGCAGTCTCCGGGCTGGAACTCGGCGGCGGCTCGTTCGGGGTCCGGACCCTCATGGCGGGGAGCCTGTTCGTGATCACCGGCGTCCAGGTCGCGAGCTTCGGGATCTACGCGACGCTCGCGAGCGATCCGATCCGCCGCCCGAAGGACGCGATCACCGAGTTCGTGACCGGGCGGTTCACGCTGGAGACCGGCGTGTTCGCCGGGTTAGTCGTGTTCACCGTCGGCGCCGGACTCGCCGGCGGTATGGTGTTACAGTGGATCGCCACCGGGTATGAGGCGATCCCGTCCGTCGGCGCCAGCCTGTTGGCGTTCACCGCGATCGTCGTGGGGGTTCAAGCGGTGTTCGGGAGCTTCTTCATCGGCATCATCCAGAACGCCTGA
- a CDS encoding DUF1616 domain-containing protein — translation MRADPRWRQILPAPVRRLPADLAAVVAAVALTVVAVFTPGLDETPLRVIVGLPFVLFVPGYALIAALFPEAGSGPTDDRDPDGSVDGDADAEAEAADAADVAAGPADESGIDGIERVALSFGTSIAVVPLIGLVLNFTPFGIRLVPIVASVGGVTLVLTAVAARRRRALPEDERFRVPYRRWASDARAELFEPDTRTDAALNVLLAISVVIAVSSVGYAVAVPKQGESFSEFYLLTEGEDGELVADDYPTEFTQGEPQSLVVGVSNHEHRPVNYTVVAAIQRVEVSNNSTTVTDSSRLRQWRVELADNETWQLRHTVAPEMTGDRLRLTYFLYTGDPPETLRADTAYRELHLWVNVTAPT, via the coding sequence ATGCGCGCCGACCCGCGGTGGCGACAGATCCTCCCGGCGCCGGTCCGGCGCCTTCCCGCGGACCTCGCGGCGGTCGTCGCGGCCGTCGCGCTCACGGTCGTCGCGGTGTTCACCCCGGGCCTCGACGAGACGCCGTTGCGCGTGATCGTCGGGCTCCCGTTCGTGCTGTTCGTCCCGGGGTACGCGCTCATCGCCGCGCTGTTCCCCGAAGCCGGATCCGGACCGACGGACGATCGCGACCCCGACGGATCCGTCGACGGCGACGCGGACGCGGAAGCCGAAGCGGCCGATGCAGCCGACGTGGCCGCCGGGCCGGCCGACGAGTCCGGGATCGACGGGATCGAACGGGTCGCGCTGTCGTTCGGGACGAGCATCGCCGTCGTCCCGCTCATCGGGTTGGTGTTGAACTTCACGCCCTTCGGGATCCGGCTGGTGCCGATCGTCGCGAGCGTTGGCGGCGTCACCCTCGTCTTGACGGCCGTGGCGGCGCGACGGCGTCGGGCGCTCCCCGAGGACGAGCGGTTCCGCGTCCCCTACCGGCGGTGGGCCTCGGACGCACGCGCCGAGTTGTTCGAGCCCGACACCCGGACGGACGCGGCGTTGAACGTGCTGCTCGCGATCAGCGTGGTCATCGCCGTCTCGAGCGTCGGCTACGCCGTCGCGGTCCCGAAACAGGGCGAGTCGTTCTCCGAGTTCTACCTCCTCACCGAGGGCGAGGACGGCGAGCTCGTCGCCGACGACTACCCGACCGAGTTCACGCAGGGGGAGCCTCAGTCGCTGGTCGTCGGAGTCTCGAACCACGAACACCGGCCCGTCAACTACACCGTGGTGGCCGCGATCCAACGCGTCGAGGTGTCGAACAACTCCACGACGGTGACGGACTCCTCGCGGCTCCGGCAGTGGCGCGTCGAGTTGGCGGACAACGAGACCTGGCAGCTCCGGCATACGGTCGCCCCGGAGATGACCGGGGACCGATTACGATTGACGTACTTCCTGTACACGGGCGATCCACCGGAGACGCTTCGCGCCGACACCGCCTACCGGGAGCTCCACCTGTGGGTGAACGTCACTGCGCCGACGTGA
- a CDS encoding DUF4129 domain-containing protein, which translates to MRAVFACLLLIVGASGAVAGAPVEGSAAAGSPVSGASVDAATADQSAAPADGLFQQGTPVDERNNSTVRHEDPDAADGQGDTERVRSFLASSLGQRLEGSVINLSQGEYDRAREVLGDDYDEDLDKFVDVAGETEGGSGGDAFESAAERQREYVNRTQSYRETRSEYEDAVEAGNETRARELARELARTADAVNRTGENLTTSYDAIENATEANMSREERTVREISANISADAAEVTESTLVSTRLSLSADPESASFLDPLELTGRLTTENGSAVSNRSIALSVGERTVQVRTGENGSFSTTYRPTTVPLDRDRLAVRYVPDDGSVFLPSNATAPIAVRQVTASVDVDGPETAAFGDHVTVRGRVAAEDVPVPGVPVRVTLGDAVLGTARTNDDGEYALRTILPAGVDAGNRTLSATVALADRAVTSDAASDTVRVASTDTRLRLNATASGDAAEVSGQLTTVEGDAVAGRAIDVLLDGTVVATADTNASGAFSTTVSVPDSTQRGASVTVRATFDGTGSNLDGTNATATVSLPEDDDGSEAARTGDGASGGLLQAIVDGETPAVIGAAVLAIAAAAAAFVVIRGRDGDSEDSTEGSAAATPIVPETDTDSAAPSLVERAGRHLEENPSAAVEIAFGALRTSVESRFDLDPSLTHREFAAACRERGLFDGRVDDLDALTDSYERAAFGPRGVSRSTAADAVERAQALRP; encoded by the coding sequence GTGCGAGCCGTGTTCGCCTGCCTGTTGCTCATTGTCGGCGCCAGCGGTGCGGTCGCGGGGGCGCCGGTCGAGGGTTCCGCGGCCGCGGGCTCGCCGGTGTCGGGGGCCTCGGTCGACGCCGCTACCGCCGATCAGTCGGCGGCTCCCGCCGACGGGCTGTTCCAGCAGGGGACGCCGGTCGACGAACGGAACAACTCCACCGTCAGACACGAGGACCCGGACGCGGCTGACGGGCAGGGCGACACCGAGCGCGTGCGGTCGTTCCTCGCGTCGTCGCTCGGCCAGCGCCTCGAGGGGAGCGTGATCAACCTGAGCCAGGGCGAGTACGACCGCGCTCGCGAGGTGCTCGGGGACGACTACGACGAGGACCTCGACAAGTTCGTCGACGTCGCCGGCGAGACCGAGGGCGGGTCGGGCGGCGACGCGTTCGAGTCCGCCGCCGAGCGCCAGCGCGAGTACGTGAACCGGACGCAGTCGTACCGCGAGACGAGATCGGAGTACGAGGATGCGGTCGAGGCGGGCAACGAGACGCGGGCCCGGGAGCTCGCACGCGAGTTGGCTCGGACGGCCGACGCGGTGAACCGCACCGGGGAGAACCTCACCACGTCGTACGACGCCATCGAGAACGCGACGGAAGCGAACATGAGCCGGGAGGAGCGAACCGTCCGTGAGATCTCGGCGAACATCTCCGCCGACGCCGCCGAGGTGACGGAGTCGACGCTCGTCTCGACGAGGCTGTCGCTGTCTGCGGACCCGGAGTCGGCCTCGTTCCTCGACCCGCTGGAACTGACCGGCCGGCTGACGACCGAGAACGGGAGCGCGGTCTCGAACCGGTCGATCGCGCTGTCGGTCGGCGAGCGGACGGTCCAGGTTCGGACCGGGGAGAACGGCTCGTTCTCCACGACGTACCGGCCGACGACGGTGCCGCTCGACCGGGACCGACTCGCGGTCCGCTACGTTCCCGACGACGGGTCCGTGTTCCTCCCGAGCAACGCCACGGCGCCGATCGCGGTGCGACAGGTGACCGCGTCCGTCGACGTGGACGGTCCGGAGACGGCCGCGTTCGGGGACCACGTAACGGTTCGCGGCCGTGTCGCCGCCGAGGACGTTCCCGTCCCCGGAGTTCCGGTCCGAGTCACGTTGGGCGATGCGGTGCTCGGGACCGCCCGGACGAACGACGACGGCGAGTACGCCCTCCGGACGATCCTTCCCGCGGGGGTGGACGCCGGGAACCGGACGCTGTCGGCGACGGTCGCGCTCGCCGACAGGGCGGTAACGAGTGACGCCGCCTCCGACACCGTTCGGGTCGCCTCGACGGACACGCGGCTTCGACTCAATGCTACGGCGTCGGGCGACGCGGCCGAGGTGTCCGGTCAGCTGACCACCGTCGAGGGGGACGCGGTCGCGGGGCGGGCGATCGACGTCCTCCTCGACGGGACGGTCGTCGCCACCGCGGACACGAACGCCTCGGGCGCGTTCTCGACGACGGTTTCGGTCCCCGACTCGACTCAGCGGGGCGCGTCGGTGACCGTCCGCGCGACCTTCGACGGGACGGGGTCGAACCTCGACGGAACGAACGCGACGGCGACCGTCTCGCTGCCCGAGGACGACGACGGCTCCGAGGCCGCCCGGACCGGCGACGGCGCGTCGGGCGGGCTGCTGCAGGCGATCGTGGACGGCGAGACTCCCGCCGTGATCGGGGCGGCGGTGCTGGCGATCGCCGCGGCCGCGGCCGCGTTCGTCGTGATTCGCGGTCGCGACGGCGACTCCGAGGATTCGACCGAGGGGTCGGCGGCGGCGACTCCGATCGTCCCCGAGACCGACACGGACTCCGCCGCCCCGTCTCTCGTCGAACGGGCCGGTCGGCACCTCGAAGAGAACCCGTCCGCAGCCGTCGAGATCGCCTTCGGGGCGCTCCGTACGTCCGTCGAGTCCAGGTTCGACCTCGACCCGTCGCTCACGCACCGCGAGTTCGCGGCGGCCTGTCGCGAGCGCGGCCTGTTCGACGGCCGAGTCGACGACCTCGACGCCTTGACCGACAGCTACGAGCGGGCCGCGTTCGGCCCCCGCGGCGTGTCCCGGTCGACGGCGGCGGACGCCGTCGAACGCGCCCAAGCGTTGCGGCCGTAG